The genomic DNA agcgctgtcttctcccaggcctctgtgtctattggtaattctccttagtaacctaatgacctcatctgttttattcgagatatgttgtattgttctgtagttagtattgtttccgtctatgtgatacccaagaaccttgattttttcaactagcctgattgcggatccttcatgagtatataagcacactttaggctcatcttccggaatgtaacctcttggtttacgaccctttctgcaatgtttaatgactaagagttctgatttggctgccgagcatttcaaccccatggctttcagtgtgttctctacaacgtataaactttcctgtaatctgttctctgtctgtcctatattgcccttggcactccatatggttatgtcgtctgcatatatcacataacgtataccctcaattttctccagatttcttgcaaccttggacattgctaaattgaacagcatgggtgagagcacagccccttgtggagtgcccctatttcccaaattcttagcttctgatttaagctcacccagcatgagttgtgcagttctatttctaagaaagtccttaatcatgttaaaaagtctcttacccaaacccatctccgagagaacgtcaagtattgccttatgctttatacgatcaaaagctttttccacatccaatcccaaaagagctttcgtatgcgctgggctagcctgtataagttgatgtttgatcagcagcatagcatcctgagttgacagccctggacgaaagccgatcaagttgtatgggaggatctcgttctgctcaacgtatttcgtgagtcgatttaggatgacatgttccatagctttgcctagacatgacgttaaggaaataggacggaggttgtctagagtgagttgtttgcctggctttggtatgaggatagtattggccaccctccattcctctgagtataccccttttctccaacattcattgaagtgttcagttagataatagattgatgcatcatctagatttcttaacatcttgttagttattccgtcaggtccagccgccgatctaccattaagactgtgaagagcggccctcacttcactctcagtgaagtcccggtcaagttcttcacatatgcctcccgtatactcgaggctctcctctccttcgtttggttgtttaagtgggagatatttggctgcgagactatccatgatatccctctctgttttatcttggctttcctgatgaaccaacttagctatagctgttctcttgcttgtccttctttcattctcgttgagcaagtgcttgaggaggttccagctacctccatgtttgagtctaccatcagccgaattacagatctcatcccactgttgcttcacgagggtcttcgaatgatcatcaatttctctgtttaattgcgctattttttttcttagccttctgttaagtctctgcgttttccatctctgtaatatagcctgtttggcctcaatcagatgcgccagcctgctgtccatagcttcaatattttcctctgtcctgatttctttagtggcctccttgacgtcctctctgagctggatgacccatgtctgaaggggctcctgctcggcatgtggaggccccactgtccctctgttcgccctaatttttctgaagtgatcccaatcagtgaatttgaagattcttgtttcctgcatcggtatgcgtatggttatgtgtatgatgtaatgatcgcttccgagatccaagtttgaattttcccaattggctcctcctgaattgttcacaaaagtaagatctggcgtggagtccctgcttgtggaagtgccacaacgggtgggatacgcaggatcagtaatcaagcataatcccagatccatggcaagactccatagctcctctcccttctttgtgttccaagcgtatccccatgtatgatagggagcattaaagtcgcctccaataatgagaggggagtttttggcaaccgaaagcaccttgttgaagagtgctctaaacctttgtctcatgtcgttaggactgctgtaaatattcaagcagaaaatgctttgcgtcttacctctgtttcttttaagtataatctcaactagaataaattcaaacctggaatgtctaaggtgaatctcatgctcaatgtacggcaactttttgtcaatgagggtcgccaaccccctccccattcttttgtctctacatataactttgtacccagtgagcataatttcgtccgctaaggtttcctgcagcataattacctttggcctggcctcagatgtcctgatcacctgttgcagtgctgcttttttgtgttggaacccacgacaattccattgccacacgttaaatccatgattactgtccattgttattaagtgaggatgcctttctattacctgctattttcctctttgtgatggccccggacaatccaggaatggactttatactatccgcctccgatggcagatactcatcgtcgtcatcccctcgcgcctccattttcctaagtcttttctctgccgttagcctccatttccacaatttgtccactttaaagttggtcgtttccactgtctctcttaacgctttaattgcctcttttatttcactgagggctgagaagactgaatcaccctcggaactcaccgctctctttttaggggcaggggagctggattcccctggatcgttgcttttgctcacaggtctatctatctctacactagcagggcttgactgctcttttttacgaagctctactacctgcctggtcaattcttcattagcttttcttaaagaggctacttctttaattaattgctctattctggcatcattgtcatcacccacagccgccgaggcgcccccagcaaccctcgccatacctttgactttgtcagcccaggtggttcctggcgtcgtcttctcgccagggattgagtctctttgcacgaagtgcacctgcgcgtcccttgacttggagcgccttctctccctggatagcgaacgatgcctggatctggtgcgactcctggagcgcgagtgctccctgtcctcggggcgatggttgggcgccagctgatgcgcctccgactgcgctcttgttgacgaccgagtcctgttgcgctctcttcgacggagtcgtacgacgtaagggactttaaatcttttcttacaaaatttgtcgccggtagggtgatcgccgtcacaaaatttacacctaggtacacacacatgttcatctcctgggttgcgagttccacaacctctgcactgaacaaagtcaggtgttggacacacatcagagcggtgcccgacccttccgcaggtgaagcagacgtcgaattgcttcctgtaaaggtagcacctcactagtgtggatccatacctgacaaaattgggcactttgagtccatcgaaaagtactatgaccgattccgacgtcttgatgcgcttagcagccagcgcaagcgggttcaagtcatgcacgatatttcttgttatcatagcttgggagtctctgatgtccactcttcggatgacgcctttgcatgtggcatgtggtgccgcttcgtatgcatttacctcgtattccgctgccatgatcttgaaagacttgattctgacgtacttcgcagcatgttcgggcttaggtgtgctgactacgatgatattttgagtgaagtttgggcagacaacatcttcacgggcctcgtcttccgttaggccggacgcctcaatgactgcagaaccaatcatggtggtgctcaccttgttcaaattgagccctcctcgaggccgtataatgatcttgctgtgctcctcaggcagttgaggcattctcgaagctctgataacccgattcttaatcattccaccaacggcggttttcttggcgccatgatctcgctcactgcgtggcaatgtgctctcctcatccacagcctttgtgctagctcgtgatcttcggccagccacgacttgccagccgaagtcttcctgagcattctttctttcatttccagaaaaatcttcatcttccatgcttgaatccgccatgcctgcgggcaggtgggcttactaggcccaataagggccctactcctcactaagcttagctccgctaagctcaagtcggcgtctaggagcagaaaaggttctgtaaaattgtgaaaataggagccccacctcgaatcttggtgtcagtcgattcgccgtcgcttcgtggatccagtggtatgcttcttttcgttgtactctcacaattggcgagcggagcatggaaaaagaaacggagccgatgcttccacgtctgcactgctcggtgcttcttcttcttccttggaTTTTGGTGTGTGGTGAAGTTAAGAAGCTGCAAGGCGCACTAGTTGCGGCAAAGACCGAATTTGGCTGGACTCTACAAGGAGCGATTCCCGGCAGTAACTCAGCTGCCTACTGCTCAACCGTGGCAGTGCTTCGTGCCGGAGTGTTCGCCGACACAACCAGCCTGTCCAAGGAGCTTAAATCGTTCTGGGAACTTGAGAGCATTGGAATTATCGACTCTTGTGCCCAAACGAATGAAGAAAGCGAAGAAGTCACGAGCACATTTTCGGCATTGGTAGAGAAAATGGACAAGCGCTATGAGGTAGCACTGCCCTGGAAATCCTTGAAcatgcagctcgccgacaacaaAGCTGTTGCAAAGAAGCGCTTGACTAACCTCACAAAGAAGTTAATGGAAGATGAGTCGACGCCGATCAAGTATGACGAGGCTATCCATCAGTACCTGGAACAAGGGTTCGCAGAACGACTTCCATCGCAAGAAAGCAACAACGATGTAAGAAGATTATACTACATGCCTCATCGTGCAGTTTTTAGACCTGACAGCCTTTCGACCAAGGTTAGAGTCCTCTTTGATGCATCTTCTCACGATGCAGGTTGTATATCTCTGAACGAAGCCCTAGAACCAGGACCGAACTTGAATCCAGATTTACTTAAGGTATTGCTGAACTTCAGAATTCATCGTATTGAATTAAGTGCAGATATTGAAAAGGCATTTCTGCAAATTTTGGTGCAACCGGCTGATCGCGAAGCCCTCCGATTTCTCTGGTATGCACATCTTCCAACGAAGGAAGACCCAGAACCTCCTATTGAGGTCTGGAGAATGACACGTGTCCCTTTTGGCGTGACAAGTAGTCCATTCCTCCTCGCAGCCACCGTGCGCCACCATCTCTCCACGACAGGAGATTATCCAGAAATAAGAAAAACCATCAGCGAGAGCCTTTACGTGGACGACCTCATACCAGGATCGAACAGAGTGGAGGCGGCTACAGATTTCTACCGAGGGGCACTAGATGTCATGAATCGAGCAAGCATGACACTGCGTAAGTGGAACTCAAATTCCAAGAAGCTGCAACAGCTGTTCAACGACGAAGGAACCGGATGCGCCCTTGGCTACGTGGAATGTCCAACAACAAGTGTCTCACGGGTCCTCGGACTTGTATGGGATAAGGACAGAGATCACCTAGCATTTTCCACGGAGGCCATCTTAGATTTCCTACACCGAAACAGCAACACCAAACGATTCATTCTTCAAGCATCGGCTCGTATATATGACCCACTTGGTCTCATTTCTCCGGTCACAGTTACAACCAAGTTGATGTTTCAAACACTGTGGGAATTGGGTATTGAGTGGGACGCCCCTCTGCCTGAAGAAGTCAAAGCAGCTTAGACGCAGTGGCACACCCAGCTACACCATTTAACAGACATAACAGTGCCAAGACAAATATGGTAGCTTAGCCAACGATAGCTGGAAAGAAGTACACATCTTCATAGATGCCAGCCCCAGAGCTTACGGCGCAGTTGTATATTTGCGCATCTCCGGGGTCAAGGAAGCAAAGGTTATTCTGGTTCTCTCAAAGTCCCGAGTAGCACCAATTAAGAGaatttctcttccaagactggaaTTGATGGGCATGGTGATAGGTGCTCGACTGAAGGAATATTTGGAGCGGTCACTGAGCCTTCCAATAGCCAAATGGTATCTGTGGACTGATTCATCTATTGCGCTGCAGTGGGTGCGAGGTCCCGCACAACAATGGAAACCCTTTGTCGCCAACAGAGTGTTGGAAATTCAGCAGCGATCGGATCCAGACATCTGGAATCACTGTTCTGGGATCGAAAATGCCGCCGACCTTTTGACAAGGGGAGTCACACGTCAGGTACTCCAGTCGAGCTCACTTTGGTGGAATGGACCTGCTTGGCTTTCGAAGCCATCTACTTGCTGGCCAAGGCATGAAGGCACCACTGACATGATCATCGCAGAGGAGGAAAGAAGAACCCTTCGCGTTCACAACGTGACTGTAAAGGAATCTGTCTTGCCTCTGCAGAAATACAGCTCCCTCTCTAGACTGGTTCGAGTGACAGCCTGGGTTTTGCGATTTTTCCACAACACCAGGCACTCCGGCCAAAAGTACGAGGGACCTATTACGACCGAGGAAGTTCAAAAGGCGCATACTTGTTTGATTCTTCAAGTACAATTTGAGGCCTTCCAAGTGGAACTCCAGTGTCTTCGCCGCTCGACACGCGTGCCAAGCGATTCCCCGATACGTGATCTCAGCGTCATCTACGACGACGATGGAGTGCTGAGAGTGGGAGGAAGGCTTGGTGCAGCCGAGTTGTCCTACAACATGAAGCATTCTGTTATCCTACCGTCAAGATATCCCTTCACAGAGCTAACGATCAGCGCAGCCGACCGCCGTCTCCTGCATGCCGGTGCACTGGAGGCTCTTACCGAACTGAGGGAAATGTACTGGATCGTGCGGGGAAGGCGAATGGTGAAAAAGGTGCTTAAGAAATGTGTGACTTGCAACCGTTTCAACAGCCGAGCGGCTACTGAGCCAGTCGCTCCTCTGCCTCGTGAGAGGGTGACACAAGCTCCACCCTTTGATGTTACCGGTGTAGATTTTGCTGGCCCACTGATCTCAAAGGATCAAGGAAATAACCGGAAGTCTTACATCGTTATTTTCACATGTGCAGTGACCAGGGCAATACACCTTGAAGTGGTGACCGACATGTCCACATCAAACTTCCTGATGGCGTTTCGAAGATTTATCTCGAGAAGAAGAGTTTATCGAGTGATCTTTTCTGACAACGCCACGACATTCCAGCGCGCTTCTAACGACCTAAGGCGACTATGGAGTACAATAAGAGGAGAAGAAATTCACAACTTCGTCACAAGCCACCAGATACGCCGGAAATGTATAGCTGAGAAAGCTGCTTGGTGGGGAGGATTCTGGGAAAGAGTGGTTCGGTCCGTGAAAACATCGTTGAAGAAGGTCTTGGGAAACAGCTACTGCAACTTCGAGGAGCTCACGACAATATTAACTGAAATCGAAGCTGTCATCAACTCTACACCCTTGATCTACGTCTACATGGAGGCAAGCGAACCCGAACCTCTAGCACCATCGCACTTTCTAGTGGGAAAGCGACTGACCACTCTTCCTGACAGTGGTTCCGCTGCAGAGGTGGCTCAGCCCCCTGGTCAACTCACTCGTCGCTGGCACTACCGACAAAGGATGGTCGACCAATTTAGGCGTCGCTGACAAAAGGAATATCTTACGAGTCTCCAGTCAGCACATTTCGCTGTTCCAAATTCGTCAAGCGCACTGAAGAAAGGCACTCTCGTTTTAGTTCCTGAACATTATCTACCGAGGCAACTCTGGAAAACTGGGCAAGTGtcttttagtaaagcaatgaaggagGCTAGTTGCTGAACGTTcatgcgcaatataaccatggaCAAGTGTCAGAATTTCTTCTCGGACAAGATGGAAGAATCAGAGCTTGCATGGTGCGCATGCCTAATGGAACCACATTGAGGAGACCGATTCAACTGATGTACCCCATGGAATACATGGACGAATAACCTGAAGCTCATTCCGGGGAGAGTGtgaagaaactgccaactttagcctcattcttttcgTCAGCGGGCAACCCTGTACTCCTCCGAACTCACTCGGCGACGGGCATCCCTATTgaaataaagtttagttgttttgttcacctcaaacgAAGCAGTCGGCTCTTTTTTGACCTACCATAATTTCCTCATAATGCTCCCCAGTAGAACACTGACTGCAGTAATGGGGCCTAGCTTCGGAGCGTCTCTTTGGTCAAATTTGAAAAGTCGCAGCTCCAGACTGGTCGTGCAGATCATGCCGAAGGCCTTTGGACCACGATCTGCAACACCTCCATAATTTTCGCGGCTAGGCGggacgttgtcgcccgtcatcaggtgGCCTCGACGGTACTTGAGCTTACGACGCAGAAGGCACTTGAGAATTTTCACTATCGTCATGGGGCCCCCGAGTGTAGGTTACGACAGCAGCTCGTGCTGCATTAACTCATCGGCATAGTTCCTAAAGTCGGCGATCGTGGGTGCCCACAGAGGAAACAATTGTCGTCGGTCATCTGATTCAACAGCCACATgcctacacttttgctcacgcagtatgcgagccaaatcacttgccgcctggaAAGGGTCACGGCAGAGGTGGTCCGGGTGAGGACAAAGTACCTTCCTTCCCCTCTCTGCCCGTGCTATGAAGCCGTGCTTGTAACTTGCGACAACCGGTTTCGGCACCTGTTGCACCGGAACGCAGCCCAGCATCCATTGTGCGTTTTGCCATATTATGTGACCACTTCGCACGTTGGTTTGTCCGGGTTAAACCCCAGTTCTTCGCAGGTGCCCCAGTACTCTGATGACGCCGCCGGACCTAGCCTGGCGCTGCATCTTGGTGTACGCACAGCGTTTGAAGCCGAATGGAGCCGAAGAGATCACATGAACTCTTCTTCAGGAGCCCAGCCACACCAGCCTGTGCTCGGAAAGAATCATTTGGTCCTTAAACTGTCTCTGCAAACGATGTTCCTTGCCTAACTCGTCACGTAGCCAGCGCACTGACGGTTCGGAAAGGAGAAATGACGGATAAACTGCATGCCGGTCGTGTAGGTGAACGGGTATAGACAGTCATATTGACAGTTGCTGCCGCTGGGTGCGATCACACAGGCTGCTGATGCCAGTGCCGTATTACCGACCTTAACTCTGAAGGATTACTTGACGTACGAGtttggcacaagttcgcccatcaATCAAAAGTATACGTGGCGCCACGTGCGAGGCATGTGACCCCTGGGAGCTCACTCGCCACGGTTGGTCCACGCGCCACTCATCTTTCGAGAACAACGACGTGGTGCTCAACTGAGAGCGCTCAACACTCTCGCTCATCAAAATGAAACttgcacaacgcactgtcatcagTGATGAATTGAGCACCACTATCGGTAAAGCGCCTGCTGGGAACAGCCATACCGCGGCGCTTCGTTGTCATTTCGCTAGTAAACGGAGAATGTTCACATCATTGTCATGAATGACTTTATctagaatagcactgcagcgcctcTGGCAACTATTCGCAATCTGAACTCTCTCTTGCGTGGGACCCTGCAAAATGCATCCGCCTGTAAGCTTTCGCCTCAGTGTCACCACTTGCGGCAAAGAGTGCAAAACTTATTAGCTCACTCGATATCCGTGTCTCTTCAAACATCTATAGCATTGAAAACGGAAAACAGACACTTTAATACCggaaatgtttgttattttatttgttgtacttGAATGTATTCGATTATtggaaagtgtaggtgcaagaatgagCTGCATGTGGCCTGTTCACATTCGATAGCGGATAGAACGATAATTCTCGAAAAGGGGAGGCACGCCATTGACGCGCCCGAGAATGGTGTAAGAGGCGGCTCACGTCAAGTGGCCAGGTAGACGACCGTACAGTCAAGGTGTTGTTAAATGGGGATAATACGTTGAAAAAATACGAGACGCTGGCGTGTTTTTGTCCCACAACCTTCTGAGCTTGAAACGCAGAAGCAGCGTGCGCAGAATGCGCTCGTTTTGTCATACGCGGCGTTTTCTCGACATAATATTTTGTCTGCTGCTTTTGAGCGTTCCATGCTACCTCTGTTCACTGAGTGCCGTCCAGGAAGTTCGGGCGAAATTCATGCGAACGAGGTACCGGGCGCCTCCTGCATAGCGCCCTTGATCCCTTTTTTTGCAGACGTTGTCTCTGATGAACCGTCTTGTCTGCAGATTTACGTCATTGCAGCTTCCATTCCACCTTTCGAATACCCTTTACTGACGCCCATTCACGAGGCGCAGAAGCAATATGCAGAGCTCATGTCCTTAATAGAATGCGTTCGGGCGAGCTTCGATTACCTACGACGTTCTTGATACCGCATTCTAACTCTGGTTCACTCCATCGGCACTGGTTTCCGAGCTGCTTACATGAGCACTTTCACTCCTTGTCGCGTCCCGTCGTGACAACGCAACCGAAGGGCGCAAAAACCTCTTGATTATTCACCGCCGTCTAAGCTCACACCTATGCGCTGTCTTCCACGCGGACACATCGTGAGGATATGCCGAAGTATCACAGGCTACTTTTTGTATGCTTGGGTGACCGCAGGGCATAACGTCAG from Dermacentor albipictus isolate Rhodes 1998 colony chromosome 7, USDA_Dalb.pri_finalv2, whole genome shotgun sequence includes the following:
- the LOC139047854 gene encoding uncharacterized protein, which codes for MVIGARLKEYLERSLSLPIAKWYLWTDSSIALQWVRGPAQQWKPFVANRVLEIQQRSDPDIWNHCSGIENAADLLTRGVTRQVLQSSSLWWNGPAWLSKPSTCWPRHEGTTDMIIAEEERRTLRVHNVTVKESVLPLQKYSSLSRLVRVTAWVLRFFHNTRHSGQKYEGPITTEEVQKAHTCLILQVQFEAFQVELQCLRRSTRVPSDSPIRDLSVIYDDDGVLRVGGRLGAAELSYNMKHSVILPSRYPFTELTISAADRRLLHAGALEALTELREMYWIVRGRRMVKKVLKKCVTCNRFNSRAATEPVAPLPRERVTQAPPFDVTGVDFAGPLISKDQGNNRKSYIVIFTCAVTRAIHLEVVTDMSTSNFLMAFRRFISRRRVYRVIFSDNATTFQRASNDLRRLWSTIRGEEIHNFVTSHQIRRKCIAEKAAWWGGFWERVVRSVKTSLKKVLGNSYCNFEELTTILTEIEAVINSTPLIYVYMEASEPEPLAPSHFLVGKRLTTLPDSGSAAEVAQPPGQLTRRWHYRQRMVDQFRRR
- the LOC139047853 gene encoding uncharacterized protein, with the protein product MEKETEPMLPRLHCSVLLLLPWILVCGEVKKLQGALVAAKTEFGWTLQGAIPGSNSAAYCSTVAVLRAGVFADTTSLSKELKSFWELESIGIIDSCAQTNEESEEVTSTFSALVEKMDKRYEVALPWKSLNMQLADNKAVAKKRLTNLTKKLMEDESTPIKYDEAIHQYLEQGFAERLPSQESNNDVRRLYYMPHRAVFRPDSLSTKVRVLFDASSHDAGCISLNEALEPGPNLNPDLLKVLLNFRIHRIELSADIEKAFLQILVQPADREALRFLWYAHLPTKEDPEPPIEVWRMTRVPFGVTSSPFLLAATVRHHLSTTGDYPEIRKTISESLYVDDLIPGSNRVEAATDFYRGALDVMNRASMTLRKWNSNSKKLQQLFNDEGTGCALGYVECPTTSVSRVLGLVWDKDRDHLAFSTEAILDFLHRNSNTKRFILQASARIYDPLGLISPVTVTTKLMFQTLWELGIEWDAPLPEEVKAA